From a single Oceanobacillus kimchii X50 genomic region:
- the flaG gene encoding flagellar protein FlaG → MTVNNIGTSKPAVVGIPTKEVALSQTKSITNENSHQIQGGYAEKLVNKVDLEVAVDQMNELLKPIRRNLKFEMHEKLERYYVTVVDSETSEIIKEIPPKKMLDMYAELAEFMGFLIDEKI, encoded by the coding sequence ATGACAGTGAATAATATTGGAACTAGTAAACCAGCTGTTGTTGGTATACCAACGAAAGAAGTTGCATTATCCCAAACAAAAAGTATAACAAACGAAAACAGTCATCAAATACAGGGTGGATATGCCGAAAAACTTGTAAACAAAGTAGATTTAGAAGTTGCAGTAGATCAGATGAATGAACTGTTAAAACCAATAAGAAGAAATCTCAAATTTGAGATGCATGAAAAGTTAGAACGATACTATGTAACAGTAGTAGATTCAGAAACAAGTGAGATTATTAAGGAAATACCTCCAAAGAAAATGCTAGATATGTACGCAGAGTTAGCAGAATTTATGGGATTCTTAATTGACGAAAAAATCTAA
- the flgL gene encoding flagellar hook-associated protein FlgL, whose product MRVTQSMLSNNMLRNLTNSNAQMNKYMEQLYTGKKITKPSDDPVVAMKGIGYRSELVRVEQYQRNTSEVNNWMDNTDSALNQATSAMQRLRELAVKANNGTNSEDELQSILQEANELKGHLTDIANTNVNGKYIFNGTNTNTPPVTVDEDGNITTAFQDNDVVIEVSAGTKLKANVNGGDVFGGEPDLFTAVDNFITNLENGENIDESIGEIDAGINQIINSRAELGARMNRLELIENRLSEQEIVATQTMSDNEDVDFAEAITKLITQESLHRAALSAGSRIIQPSLIDFLR is encoded by the coding sequence ATGCGTGTTACACAGTCAATGTTATCGAATAATATGTTGCGAAATTTAACCAATAGTAATGCTCAAATGAACAAATATATGGAGCAGCTCTATACAGGAAAAAAAATCACCAAACCTTCTGATGATCCCGTAGTTGCAATGAAAGGTATTGGTTATCGATCAGAGTTAGTGCGTGTAGAACAATATCAACGTAATACATCTGAAGTAAATAATTGGATGGACAATACTGATTCTGCCCTAAACCAGGCTACTTCAGCAATGCAACGTCTTAGAGAATTAGCCGTAAAAGCAAATAATGGTACGAACAGTGAAGATGAGTTGCAAAGTATTCTTCAAGAAGCCAATGAATTAAAAGGACATCTTACGGATATTGCCAATACAAATGTAAATGGTAAATATATTTTTAATGGCACCAATACGAATACACCACCAGTTACTGTGGATGAAGATGGAAATATAACGACTGCTTTTCAAGATAATGATGTCGTTATCGAAGTATCTGCTGGAACAAAACTTAAAGCAAATGTAAATGGTGGAGATGTGTTTGGTGGAGAACCAGATTTATTTACAGCAGTAGATAATTTTATTACAAATCTGGAAAATGGAGAGAACATCGATGAAAGTATCGGAGAAATCGATGCAGGCATCAACCAAATAATTAATTCACGGGCTGAACTAGGTGCGCGAATGAATCGATTAGAACTAATTGAAAATCGTTTATCAGAGCAAGAAATTGTGGCGACACAAACGATGTCTGATAATGAAGATGTGGATTTTGCAGAAGCAATCACAAAACTAATTACACAGGAAAGTCTCCATCGAGCAGCATTATCAGCTGGTTCACGCATTATTCAACCATCTTTAATTGATTTCTTAAGATAA
- a CDS encoding flagellar protein FlgN has protein sequence MSEKIISAINKLLVMHQEILELSKEKTVEIKDGHIDNLQSLLVKERKLARKLQHCEEERMQVVQEWALEVKLSNPTPTISEIIDYIDEDKQEELLTIATSLTDTIKEFKRQEQLNQVLLNESMKFVQLSLDLMSPTIKTMNYGSGKETKDTSRSVFDSKA, from the coding sequence TTGTCGGAAAAAATAATTTCTGCAATAAATAAGTTGTTAGTGATGCATCAAGAAATTTTAGAGCTATCGAAGGAAAAAACAGTCGAAATCAAAGATGGTCATATTGATAATCTTCAGTCTTTACTAGTAAAAGAAAGAAAACTTGCTCGGAAATTGCAACATTGTGAAGAAGAAAGAATGCAGGTTGTTCAAGAGTGGGCTTTAGAAGTTAAATTATCAAACCCAACCCCGACTATTTCAGAAATCATTGATTATATAGATGAAGATAAGCAAGAAGAGCTTTTAACAATTGCAACATCTTTAACCGATACAATTAAGGAATTTAAAAGACAAGAACAATTGAATCAAGTGTTATTAAATGAATCGATGAAATTTGTTCAATTATCATTAGATTTAATGAGTCCAACTATTAAAACGATGAACTATGGGTCTGGAAAAGAAACGAAGGATACTAGCAGATCTGTCTTTGATTCAAAAGCTTAG
- the flgK gene encoding flagellar hook-associated protein FlgK, producing MGTFYGLEMSRQALAVQQSALYTTGHNISNANTEGYSRQRVNLEAMNGFPYASRNRPNIPGQMGTGVEAGSVQRIRNQFLDNQFRSENNSSGYWTERANALSRMENVMNEPSDSGLSKTMNQFWQSLQDLAVNPDNAGARSVVLERGHALADTFNYLSSSMSTIRSDLSNQIDTTVKDANSLIDSIDNLNAQIKNLETHGYDANDLYDKRDVLLDELSGIVNIKVSYDNSHAKNRADGVAKVEVLNDSGDPIATLVDGVEGTVNHIEAPLYNEGEENDLTVIENIQVNGESILSSKGSLSGLVESYGYLDGEERVGDYPEMMNRLDELAYAIATSFNEIHSQDGGALFFADLTDLTDEKGAAGAISVILEDYEDINVGAEGEAGNGDRASALADIFTNANDLLDGASINDYFGSIIGDLGVKAEQANTMQENTMTLQHQVQNQRHSISAVSLDEEMSNMIKFQHAYNAAARGMTTMDEMIDTIINRMGLVGR from the coding sequence ATGGGTACTTTTTATGGATTAGAAATGTCAAGACAAGCATTAGCCGTACAACAGAGTGCACTGTATACAACCGGACATAATATATCGAATGCAAATACGGAAGGCTATTCAAGACAAAGGGTTAACTTAGAAGCGATGAATGGATTTCCGTATGCCTCTAGAAATCGTCCAAATATTCCAGGACAAATGGGAACAGGAGTGGAAGCTGGTTCTGTCCAACGAATTCGCAACCAATTTTTAGATAACCAGTTTCGTAGTGAAAACAACAGTTCTGGATATTGGACAGAACGAGCAAATGCGTTAAGCAGAATGGAAAATGTAATGAATGAACCAAGTGATTCGGGGCTATCAAAAACGATGAATCAGTTCTGGCAATCTTTACAAGACTTAGCAGTAAATCCAGATAATGCGGGTGCGCGTTCTGTTGTATTAGAACGCGGTCATGCATTAGCAGATACATTTAATTATTTATCTTCATCCATGAGTACCATCCGTTCGGACTTAAGTAACCAAATTGATACGACGGTAAAAGATGCCAATTCTCTAATAGACAGTATTGATAATCTTAACGCACAAATCAAGAATTTGGAAACACATGGTTATGATGCGAATGATTTATATGATAAAAGGGACGTTCTATTAGATGAGCTATCTGGAATTGTAAATATAAAAGTTTCCTATGATAATAGTCATGCAAAAAATAGAGCAGATGGCGTAGCTAAAGTAGAAGTTCTCAATGATAGCGGTGATCCGATTGCAACGTTAGTTGATGGAGTAGAGGGCACAGTCAATCATATTGAAGCTCCTCTATATAATGAAGGGGAAGAAAATGATTTAACAGTTATTGAGAATATTCAAGTGAACGGCGAAAGCATCCTATCATCAAAAGGTAGTTTGAGCGGACTTGTTGAGTCCTATGGTTACTTGGATGGTGAAGAGAGAGTTGGAGATTATCCGGAAATGATGAATCGGTTAGATGAATTAGCATATGCTATTGCTACTTCTTTTAATGAGATTCACTCCCAAGATGGAGGGGCACTTTTCTTTGCTGATTTAACAGATTTAACAGATGAAAAAGGTGCAGCAGGAGCAATATCGGTCATACTTGAAGACTATGAAGATATTAATGTTGGTGCTGAAGGTGAAGCTGGAAATGGAGATCGCGCGAGTGCACTAGCGGACATTTTTACGAATGCGAATGACCTTCTAGATGGGGCTTCAATTAATGACTATTTTGGATCAATTATTGGGGATCTTGGAGTAAAAGCTGAACAAGCGAATACAATGCAAGAAAATACAATGACATTACAACATCAAGTGCAAAATCAGCGTCATTCAATAAGTGCAGTATCACTTGATGAAGAAATGTCGAATATGATTAAATTCCAGCATGCTTACAATGCTGCGGCAAGAGGAATGACGACAATGGATGAAATGATAGATACGATTATTAATCGTATGGGATTAGTAGGAAGGTAG
- a CDS encoding DEAD/DEAH box helicase, giving the protein MKEKGSKRITSSPLLISYYLSNKLLLEEEIPFPMKCHQTLISTHQLIPVKAIIQKGLSIQCMRCGNKKRTLFSTYPCSLCNQKHYYCRNCIQMGRISECKPLYRWNGIQMKHIYHKNPLTWDGELTQAQQVASTGLVKAIQRKEKEFLIWAVCGSGKTEMLFHAINYCLQQGKRIAIVSPRVDVIRELYPRIQSAFEKVPVEALYGSSVNKKGMTQIILATTHQLMRFKKAFDVLVIDEVDAFPFYYDDTLAYAAVHAKKPNATTVYLTATPRKDLQKRIRQRKLPHVFVPLRYHGYPLPEPTMKMTFRLQQYLSKKQIPPNFLKWLSMRKKPERQLLIFVPTVQLAKDLKEDLCIELLHHRTIKHQSEFQEVYAEDQRREEKVNTFREKKLQVLLTTTILERGVTFPSVDVAVLDAGHEVFDEAALVQIAGRAGRSADDPAGEVVYFHNGRTEAMEKSKQLIINMNKKGKKL; this is encoded by the coding sequence ATGAAAGAAAAAGGTAGTAAACGTATTACATCCTCACCATTATTAATCTCGTATTATTTATCTAATAAATTGTTATTGGAAGAAGAAATTCCTTTCCCCATGAAATGTCACCAAACCCTCATATCGACCCATCAACTTATTCCCGTAAAAGCGATTATCCAAAAAGGTTTATCTATTCAATGTATGCGATGTGGCAATAAAAAACGAACCCTTTTTTCTACTTATCCTTGTAGCCTTTGTAATCAAAAACATTACTACTGTCGAAATTGTATTCAAATGGGAAGGATAAGTGAATGTAAACCTTTATATCGATGGAATGGGATACAAATGAAACACATATATCATAAGAATCCTTTAACGTGGGATGGCGAATTAACGCAGGCTCAACAGGTTGCTTCCACTGGTTTAGTAAAAGCCATCCAAAGAAAAGAAAAAGAATTTCTAATCTGGGCGGTTTGTGGATCTGGTAAAACTGAAATGCTTTTTCACGCTATCAATTACTGTCTGCAACAAGGAAAACGTATTGCGATTGTTTCGCCAAGGGTGGATGTTATTCGTGAATTGTATCCGAGAATACAGTCAGCATTTGAGAAAGTTCCTGTAGAAGCTTTATATGGAAGTAGTGTAAATAAGAAAGGAATGACTCAAATTATATTGGCTACTACACATCAATTAATGCGATTTAAAAAAGCCTTTGATGTATTAGTAATTGATGAAGTAGATGCTTTTCCTTTTTATTATGATGATACATTAGCTTATGCTGCAGTTCATGCAAAAAAGCCCAATGCAACTACGGTTTATCTAACTGCAACGCCTCGTAAAGATTTACAAAAAAGAATTCGACAACGAAAACTTCCACATGTCTTTGTTCCTTTACGTTATCACGGTTATCCATTACCAGAACCAACAATGAAGATGACTTTTCGACTTCAACAATACTTGTCTAAAAAACAAATTCCTCCAAATTTTTTAAAATGGCTATCCATGCGAAAAAAACCAGAAAGACAACTATTAATTTTTGTTCCAACAGTTCAACTAGCAAAAGATTTAAAAGAAGACTTATGTATAGAATTACTTCACCATCGTACTATCAAGCATCAATCAGAATTCCAAGAGGTATATGCGGAAGATCAGCGTAGGGAAGAAAAGGTTAATACATTTCGCGAAAAGAAATTACAAGTATTACTTACAACCACAATATTGGAAAGAGGAGTAACATTCCCATCCGTAGATGTTGCAGTTCTAGATGCAGGACATGAAGTCTTTGATGAAGCTGCGCTTGTGCAAATTGCGGGCCGGGCTGGGAGAAGTGCTGACGATCCTGCTGGAGAAGTTGTATACTTTCATAACGGGAGAACAGAGGCAATGGAAAAAAGTAAGCAATTGATTATTAATATGAACAAAAAAGGAAAAAAATTATGA
- a CDS encoding DUF6470 family protein, with protein sequence MQIPQLQMRSQLGQIAINTNNAKQFISQRQADLTIQQPQAELKIQTKPSKLTIDQSKAWEDMNLMGILRRTEKIAAQGKQEVMNGIARRARQGNQLMKIEHQSNPIQQQSIANAYEHYKSLGIMFIPSTFAVQTNYQPSEIDITVIRNEPIIRAKVNQPQISYQPGDVEISLKQQPELDIWLEA encoded by the coding sequence ATGCAAATTCCACAATTGCAGATGCGTTCTCAACTAGGACAAATTGCAATAAATACAAATAATGCAAAGCAATTTATTTCACAACGCCAAGCAGATTTAACGATACAACAACCTCAAGCAGAATTAAAAATTCAAACAAAACCAAGCAAACTGACTATTGATCAATCAAAAGCTTGGGAAGATATGAATCTAATGGGGATATTGCGTCGGACGGAAAAAATAGCTGCGCAAGGTAAACAAGAAGTGATGAACGGAATTGCTAGAAGAGCCCGGCAAGGAAATCAATTAATGAAAATCGAACATCAATCGAATCCAATTCAACAACAAAGTATTGCGAATGCGTACGAGCACTACAAGTCATTAGGGATTATGTTTATTCCTTCTACTTTTGCTGTACAGACAAATTATCAACCGTCAGAAATAGATATAACCGTTATAAGAAATGAACCCATTATACGCGCAAAGGTGAATCAACCACAAATTTCCTACCAACCGGGTGATGTGGAGATTTCTTTAAAACAGCAACCAGAATTAGACATTTGGCTAGAAGCCTAG
- a CDS encoding flagellar hook-associated protein 2 yields the protein MRIGGLASGIDTESIIKDLMQAERIPLNKLEQDKTKLEWQRDAFRDVNKLLSELDNMMLDMKLSSTYNSKMISSTQSDAVKATANAGASNGTYSINVSQLATSAINVSENELTLNQDQTLHEQGITEDVVFTTFDKEGNAQTHTYQINEGDKLSDLFKKINDDKDSPVRMTFDENANKVIMETTRTGKYNTKAENGIDNEIVFTDSFLTDSLHLSMSEEKGGENAKFTYNNAYETESRDNQYSLNGVTFQFYDTTDGNATLTVNNDVDASVENIMKFVDKYNEIVETINGSQQEEKYRDFPPLTEEQKKEMTEREIELWEEKAKSGLLKGESSLTNGLYNMRQSWYSSVNGEGAFSSLTEIGITTSNNYLDGGKLVVDESKLRESLTEDPESVQKLFSNSSDGEDRGLINRLEDAVDTTMAQISQRAGKATDTSLDNYTLGKRMKDIDSRITNFERRLELTEARYWRQFSEMERAISMMNQQSSMLMSNFGSGMAQG from the coding sequence ATGCGAATTGGCGGATTAGCCAGTGGAATTGATACAGAATCGATTATTAAAGATCTAATGCAAGCAGAAAGAATACCTTTAAATAAATTAGAACAGGATAAAACAAAACTTGAATGGCAACGTGATGCATTTCGTGATGTAAATAAACTATTATCCGAATTAGATAATATGATGCTCGATATGAAATTGAGTTCTACGTATAATTCCAAAATGATTTCCTCTACGCAAAGTGATGCGGTGAAAGCTACTGCAAACGCAGGGGCATCTAATGGAACGTATTCGATAAATGTAAGTCAATTAGCTACGTCGGCGATTAACGTAAGTGAGAATGAATTAACATTAAATCAAGATCAAACGTTACATGAACAAGGAATTACAGAAGATGTAGTATTTACTACTTTTGATAAAGAAGGAAATGCTCAAACGCATACGTATCAAATTAATGAAGGCGATAAATTAAGTGATCTATTTAAAAAAATTAATGATGACAAAGATAGTCCGGTCCGAATGACATTTGATGAAAATGCGAATAAAGTCATTATGGAGACAACACGTACAGGTAAATACAATACGAAAGCGGAAAATGGTATAGATAATGAGATTGTCTTTACCGATAGTTTTCTTACGGATAGTTTACATCTTTCCATGAGTGAGGAAAAAGGCGGAGAAAATGCAAAATTTACGTACAATAATGCGTATGAAACTGAATCTCGCGATAATCAATATTCCTTAAATGGAGTGACATTTCAGTTCTATGATACAACTGATGGTAATGCAACCTTAACCGTCAATAATGATGTGGATGCTTCTGTTGAAAATATCATGAAATTTGTTGATAAATACAATGAAATTGTTGAAACAATAAATGGTTCTCAACAGGAAGAAAAATATCGTGATTTTCCTCCTTTAACAGAAGAACAGAAAAAAGAAATGACAGAAAGAGAAATTGAACTATGGGAAGAAAAAGCCAAAAGTGGGCTTCTCAAAGGGGAATCTTCGTTAACTAACGGATTGTATAATATGCGACAGAGTTGGTATAGCTCTGTAAATGGTGAGGGAGCATTTTCAAGTTTAACCGAAATTGGTATTACTACCTCAAACAATTATTTGGACGGTGGTAAGTTAGTTGTCGATGAATCTAAATTAAGAGAATCACTTACAGAAGATCCTGAAAGTGTGCAAAAGCTATTTTCTAACAGTAGTGATGGAGAAGATAGAGGATTAATTAATCGTTTAGAAGATGCTGTAGATACCACCATGGCACAAATCAGTCAGCGTGCAGGTAAAGCAACCGATACATCTTTGGATAACTATACTTTAGGTAAGCGTATGAAAGATATTGATAGTAGAATAACAAATTTTGAGCGTCGTCTAGAGCTAACAGAAGCAAGATACTGGAGACAATTCTCCGAGATGGAAAGAGCAATTTCCATGATGAATCAGCAGTCGTCTATGTTAATGTCTAACTTTGGTTCTGGAATGGCACAAGGATAG
- the flgM gene encoding flagellar biosynthesis anti-sigma factor FlgM, translated as MKINGPNPTNFNPYKQSIQPKPEQKSDAYKKDQIEISSKAKQLQESASDPKRAAFLEELKKKVNAGEYKVDYDQTAQKLMNFWKK; from the coding sequence ATGAAAATAAATGGACCAAATCCAACCAATTTTAATCCATATAAACAATCCATCCAACCAAAACCAGAACAAAAAAGTGATGCTTATAAAAAAGACCAAATTGAGATTTCTTCTAAAGCAAAACAATTACAAGAAAGCGCAAGTGATCCGAAGCGCGCAGCTTTCCTAGAAGAATTAAAAAAGAAAGTCAATGCTGGTGAATATAAAGTTGATTATGATCAAACTGCTCAAAAGTTGATGAACTTCTGGAAAAAATAA
- a CDS encoding TIGR03826 family flagellar region protein has protein sequence MGELANCIRCDTVYVKTTRDICTDCFQKEEQAFQKVYAFLRVRKNRQATLSEIVDATEVKEVLITKFIKERRLQVKNFPNLGYPCENCNTTITSGKFCDNCLDKLKEELSAFEQIEERKLINEQSEGKKVDTYYAIDKHGK, from the coding sequence GTGGGGGAATTAGCAAATTGTATACGTTGCGACACTGTTTATGTGAAGACAACTCGTGATATTTGTACAGATTGTTTTCAAAAGGAAGAACAGGCATTTCAAAAAGTCTATGCGTTTCTAAGAGTAAGAAAAAATAGACAAGCAACATTATCTGAAATTGTAGATGCTACAGAAGTGAAAGAAGTTCTAATAACAAAGTTTATAAAAGAACGCAGATTACAAGTGAAAAACTTTCCAAACTTAGGGTATCCTTGTGAAAATTGTAATACAACAATTACGAGTGGAAAATTCTGTGATAATTGTTTAGACAAATTAAAAGAAGAATTATCTGCTTTTGAGCAAATTGAAGAAAGAAAATTAATTAATGAACAGTCTGAAGGAAAGAAAGTAGATACATATTATGCTATAGATAAACATGGAAAATAA
- the fliW gene encoding flagellar assembly protein FliW, whose product MQIESSYLGNIVIDEEKILQFQAGLPGFAEEREFVVLEIPENQLFHILQSIHNPNLAFVITDPYQIYTSYTFELDDYTIESLQITSQEDVAVFTIMTLKDPFQKSTINLKAPIVINMERQLAKQYVINSEDYSSQAPIHIPPLKEGE is encoded by the coding sequence ATGCAAATTGAGTCTAGTTATTTAGGGAATATTGTTATTGATGAAGAAAAAATACTCCAATTTCAAGCAGGATTACCAGGATTTGCAGAAGAAAGAGAGTTTGTCGTATTAGAAATTCCAGAAAATCAATTATTCCATATTTTACAATCCATACATAATCCGAACCTTGCTTTTGTAATTACCGATCCATATCAAATCTATACTTCTTATACATTCGAACTGGATGATTATACGATTGAATCTTTACAAATCACATCACAAGAAGATGTTGCTGTCTTTACGATTATGACATTAAAAGATCCATTTCAAAAAAGTACGATTAACTTAAAGGCGCCGATTGTAATAAATATGGAGAGACAATTAGCGAAGCAATATGTAATAAATTCTGAAGATTATTCATCACAAGCACCTATACATATACCTCCATTAAAGGAGGGAGAATGA
- a CDS encoding flagellar protein FliT — protein sequence MNRVEPIFNITKSMQLLLDEEITVKNREQVIEMLQQKIEERGQLLQDLTEPYSIKEETLGAEVVKLNQQIEIKMNVIFDQIKVELKLMKKKKKSNHSYTNPYQHVQSSDGYFMDNKK from the coding sequence ATGAATCGTGTGGAGCCAATTTTTAATATAACAAAAAGTATGCAACTATTGTTGGATGAAGAAATAACAGTTAAGAATCGTGAACAAGTTATTGAAATGTTGCAACAGAAAATAGAAGAACGTGGTCAATTACTACAAGATTTAACTGAACCATATAGTATTAAAGAGGAAACTTTAGGTGCTGAAGTTGTTAAACTTAATCAGCAAATTGAAATTAAAATGAATGTAATATTTGATCAAATTAAAGTAGAATTAAAACTAATGAAGAAGAAAAAGAAATCGAATCACTCCTATACGAACCCTTATCAACATGTACAATCCAGCGATGGATATTTTATGGATAATAAAAAATAA
- the fliS gene encoding flagellar export chaperone FliS — protein MVANKAYQTYQNNSVNTASSGELTLMLYNGCMKFIKQAKKDIQADNFAGKNKNIQKAQDIIHELMITLDSKIAISKQILPLYEYMQYQLKEANVHNDTSKLDEVLGFVTEFRDTWKQVIIKNRQQQYNEGASV, from the coding sequence ATGGTAGCGAACAAAGCATATCAAACCTATCAAAATAATTCAGTGAATACAGCATCAAGCGGAGAGCTAACTTTAATGCTTTATAATGGGTGTATGAAATTTATTAAGCAGGCGAAAAAGGATATACAAGCAGATAACTTCGCAGGTAAAAATAAGAACATCCAGAAAGCGCAAGATATTATTCATGAGTTGATGATTACTTTAGATTCGAAAATTGCTATTTCAAAACAAATTCTTCCTTTGTATGAATATATGCAGTACCAATTAAAAGAAGCTAATGTTCATAATGATACTTCTAAATTAGACGAAGTCCTAGGGTTTGTTACTGAATTTCGTGATACATGGAAGCAAGTGATAATTAAAAATCGCCAACAGCAATATAATGAAGGTGCTTCTGTATAA
- the csrA gene encoding carbon storage regulator CsrA yields MLVLSRKQSEAIQIGEDIEIEVIAIEGDQVKLGIRAPKSVDIYRKEIYVDITNQNNEAAKLDRNLLQFLKSDSTS; encoded by the coding sequence ATGCTTGTATTATCGCGAAAACAAAGTGAAGCTATTCAAATTGGGGAAGATATAGAAATTGAAGTCATTGCGATTGAAGGAGACCAAGTAAAATTAGGAATCCGTGCTCCAAAGTCTGTAGATATTTATCGAAAAGAAATATATGTGGACATTACGAATCAAAACAATGAAGCTGCCAAGTTAGATAGAAATTTACTTCAGTTTTTAAAAAGTGATTCAACTTCATAG
- a CDS encoding ComF family protein, which yields MSQCLSCGQSLDTIVSWESWLTFKREHVICTVCASNMEKITGSRCSVCSRPSQLSICHDCIEWDQLGEVIQFNYSLFHYNEWMKNIISLWKFRGDYVLREIFREELKYSFESIFLSQNKELILVPVPLSVKRMNERGFNQALALAEMLDMPIQEALGRKASEKQSKKSRIDRLRSSNPYYLLKPIRKRVVLIDDIYTTGTTIRQAASILLKNGCPEVYAFTLIRG from the coding sequence ATGAGTCAATGTCTAAGTTGCGGTCAATCTTTAGATACGATAGTTTCTTGGGAAAGTTGGTTAACATTTAAAAGAGAACATGTTATTTGTACTGTTTGTGCTTCTAACATGGAAAAGATAACAGGAAGTAGGTGTTCGGTTTGTAGTCGTCCAAGTCAATTATCAATATGTCATGATTGTATTGAATGGGATCAACTTGGCGAGGTAATTCAATTTAATTATTCCTTATTTCATTATAATGAATGGATGAAAAATATTATTTCATTGTGGAAGTTTCGAGGTGACTATGTATTACGTGAAATATTCCGCGAGGAGTTGAAGTATTCGTTTGAGAGTATTTTTTTATCTCAAAACAAAGAATTAATTTTAGTACCTGTTCCTCTTAGTGTTAAACGTATGAATGAGAGAGGTTTTAATCAAGCTCTTGCGCTAGCTGAAATGTTAGATATGCCCATTCAAGAAGCACTTGGAAGAAAGGCAAGTGAAAAACAGTCAAAGAAATCAAGAATAGACAGATTGAGGTCTTCTAATCCATATTATCTTTTGAAGCCAATTCGAAAAAGAGTTGTCCTTATTGATGATATTTATACAACAGGAACTACTATTCGACAGGCAGCTTCGATTTTATTAAAAAATGGCTGTCCGGAAGTTTATGCTTTTACACTTATAAGAGGATAA
- the hpf gene encoding ribosome hibernation-promoting factor, HPF/YfiA family: MKFNIRGENIEVTGAIKEYVEKKISKLERYFDSAPNTDVHVNLSVYNDEQRIEVTIPMTNLLLRGEVQHVDLYAAVDLVVDKLERQIRKHKTKINRKFRQNGSPKHAFAEMEKEARLAEGEEDENQLEIVRTKRFNLKPMDSEEAILQMDMLGHEFFVFTNDDSGETNVVYKRRDGKYGLIEPHV, encoded by the coding sequence ATGAAGTTTAATATTCGAGGCGAAAATATTGAAGTTACTGGAGCAATCAAAGAATATGTTGAGAAAAAGATTAGCAAGCTAGAGAGATATTTTGATTCAGCTCCAAATACGGATGTACATGTCAATTTAAGTGTCTACAATGATGAGCAACGAATCGAAGTTACGATTCCAATGACCAATTTGCTCCTCCGTGGAGAGGTACAGCATGTTGATCTCTATGCCGCAGTGGATTTAGTCGTTGATAAGTTAGAAAGACAAATTCGTAAGCATAAAACAAAAATAAATCGTAAGTTCAGACAAAATGGTTCTCCTAAACATGCTTTTGCAGAAATGGAAAAAGAAGCTAGATTAGCTGAAGGTGAAGAAGATGAAAATCAATTAGAAATAGTACGTACAAAAAGATTTAATTTAAAACCGATGGATTCCGAAGAGGCTATCTTACAGATGGATATGTTAGGACATGAGTTCTTCGTATTTACAAATGATGATTCTGGTGAAACAAATGTAGTTTACAAACGAAGAGATGGAAAATATGGTTTAATAGAACCACATGTTTAA